The Borrelia puertoricensis genome includes the window CATCAAAAAGTTTATTTACATTTTTTGCTACGCTCAAAATCAAACCTCCAAAATATCTTTTTTACTACTTACACATTTCTAAACTGCTCACTATAGAGAGCAAGTCTTTGCCTAATATCAAAACTAAGAGACGCATCAATAAGCTTAAATACCCTTAAAGACTCAAGTACGCCATTACTTACAGCTTTAGAACTGCCAAGTGAGTCCCAAATAACAGAACTTAAATCATTATCAAGAATTACAAAATGGTATAAATCATTCTCTTTGTATTTGCCAACTAAAATATCACAATTATCAGGCTCATAATGAGTAGGGGAATAATGGACATTCAGATAATGAATATCCTCACTAACTCCAAGATGCTTAAATATTAAATTTGGATCAAGAACGTATGAATTGACATCTTTTAAACAGCCAGCAGTTGCAAGGCTTTTAAAGAGTAAATCGACTTCAAACTTATCGAAATATTTCTCAACTTTATCTTTGATTTCTTTAACTACAAATGCAATAAACAAAATGCATAAAAAATAACATCCAAATTTGCAAATAGCAACGTTTTGGTCTTTGAAATTATATTGAAATGGAACTACTAATCTATGTTTTTCTACTTCTTTTATTTTTTCACAAACTTGGTAAGACGAATCTTCTAAAGACACAGCACCTTCAAGCAATTCTGATTTATGCTTTTTAATGAAGTAATCTTTCAAAGCTTTGTATGCAAAATCATAAAAAATCATAAAAATTTTACTTCTCATACATCCCCTCCTCTTCAAGATTTTTTAATAAACCAAAACATTTATCTAATTCTTCCCTAAATGCATTTTTGATTTTAAATCTCTCTTTAAGTAAAAGACTCTCTAACTCCCCCATCATCTCTCTACTCTCTGAATTTACTCTTTCAATGTCTCTCTTAAGGTCTTCTCTTAAGAAGATTTTTAAAGCTTCAAATTCTCCTTTAAGTCTCTTTTCAGATTCAATGTGTAATTCTTCCATCATCTCTTTTTTAAAATCAGATAAAAATCCTTTAAGGGCATAGGTTCCAATTCCAGACACACAAAGCATTAATGTTGTTGCAATAGTTCCAATAATATTAATCTGTCTCTTAATCCCACTAGACAACTAAAACCCTCCTTTTTTAAGCCTTTAATGACAAACAAGAAACTTCACTTTCCCTAACCTATTAATTTTTAAATAAAGCTAACAAAAGCAAAGTAGCTTGCTATTTTTATCAAAAAATAACATTACCAAAATCTCTAATGGAAAATATACAACATCAATATCATTTAAGTCAATTTATATTCGACTAATATAAAAATTAAAATTATTAAAAAACATGTAAAACTATTCTATAATAAACAATTTCTATTTTTATCTATACAGACTAATAATTGTTGGCCAACAATTATTAGTTTATTGATATATATTAACTATTTTTAATTTTTTACGTATGATAAAGATTACAAAATCTAAATAAAAAAGGATAACATTACTATGAAAAAAATAGGCAAAATAAAATTATATAAACTAGGAGAAGTAGTAGATATATTAAAAGAGGATTTCAATTATCAAACAAGTCCTGGTATTCTTTGCAAAAAGATAACATCTCTAAACGCTTATTTTACATATCAAAACTTGCGATACATTCCAGAATCTATCATCCAAGACTTAACTGTAGTTATAAAAAAAAAGAAATAAAAAGAAAGATTCAAACAATTATTGAAAAAAAACTAGAAAGCATAAAAAATGAATTAAAGATACATTATCAAAAGAATAATATATATACTCAATCTACTCAAAAAATAAACAATATAAAACTCCAAAACATCGAAATAAACACAATTATCACAGAAATAACAGGACTAAAAGAAGAAATACAAAACATAAAAAAACAAACACAAGAAGATATAAAAGATAAAAATAAGGAAATATTGAGACTAAAAGAAGAAATACAAAATATAAAAGAACAAACACAAAAAATGACACAAACAAAATTTATTCTAGAACCAAAAAGTCATTTAAATACACACAACAAAAAAAATATTTGATTTATACAAAAGAAATTTATGACTCTAATAAGCCTAAAAATAAAATTTATAGGATATTTCAAATCAAACAATAAAATACACTAATCACTGATAAAGGAATAAATCTAGAGGCTTTAAAAGCAAATTTACTCCTTTATCCCTTTAGATAAATTTCAAAATATAAATAGCATAATCGGATACTCTAAAAATTTTAATAAATTTAAAAAAAATCAATTTAAATTTAAAATAATAAATTAACAAACAGATTTATTGACACGAATCTCAAATTCATTTAAAATTCATATCTATGATGACATTCATTCTCATAAATAAATACATATACAGCAATTTTACAAAAACTATTTCTAAAATGTGGGAAGAGAAGGAAGTGGTATATAAAAAAATCACTTTGACCTCAAATCTAGCCAAAAGTGAATTTTTCATATATAATAAAAAAATTCCAATCCAAAGCTTCGACTCTGAAAATTTAACTTTGGATTAAAGGTTTACCGTATGGATAGTATACCAAAAGAAACAAAAAAATTCAAATCACAAGACAAAATAAAATTAATACTAAATAATCTTATAGAATCAAATAAAGATAAAACATCCTCTGATATTAAAGAAATCTGTGT containing:
- a CDS encoding DUF261 family protein → MRSKIFMIFYDFAYKALKDYFIKKHKSELLEGAVSLEDSSYQVCEKIKEVEKHRLVVPFQYNFKDQNVAICKFGCYFLCILFIAFVVKEIKDKVEKYFDKFEVDLLFKSLATAGCLKDVNSYVLDPNLIFKHLGVSEDIHYLNVHYSPTHYEPDNCDILVGKYKENDLYHFVILDNDLSSVIWDSLGSSKAVSNGVLESLRVFKLIDASLSFDIRQRLALYSEQFRNV